The Nicotiana tomentosiformis chromosome 9, ASM39032v3, whole genome shotgun sequence genome contains the following window.
ACCCACTATGGTGTGTTCTTTGGGTGTCGAAAAATTGAAGTTGACAATTCGATTTGTTGATTATATATGGAGGAAATCAGCTGGATGTTGTTGTTTGGAGCTTAAAATCGTGAATCAAACATTAATTTCGTGGATTTAAGTGAAGAACAAATTTGTACTCCATTTTTTGGGTTGCcgaaatttgaagttgaaaaaagATTTAAGAATCTGAAATTCTTGTTTGTTTCCTACTGAAATCgagtgaaaaaaataaaaactggAGTATAgatttggaaaaaaaaatcaCCATCAAAGGATTTGTAAGAATGCTTGAGAACATAAAATGGGTATTCTAATTTGCTTAAATTTAAGCAAAGTGTTAGCTGGAATTTGTTGAAAATATTAATGTTGAGAAGTTATGGTTGCAACTTGAGTCAGTTTAATGAAGAACTTGGCCTAGTTTGGATTGAAAAATTTGAAGCAAAGATGAAGAACTCATGGAAGAAGAGGAAGTAGGAGCCCTGAGGGGGTGAGGTTGTGGGatatgttttaattttttttattgagtAAATAAGTGAATATTAAAATAGTGACATTGACGCTTATGTGCCATTTGATTGAGGGGTTGGGTGCCATTGTGGATAGTCGTTATGTGGCGGGGTCGTGTGAATTGGTAGAAAAAATAGAGTGGGTCAGCTGTCACGGTGTAGATCCGTTAGGGTTTTgggcaatttttaaaagtttattaaGGGTAGGGGCTAGATTGGACGAATAATATAAGTGTATAACGGGTGGCAGAAGTAAACAATATAGATAGTAAGGGGCAATTTTAGACCTTTTCCCATTTGGGCGTATTTAGTATGATGGAAAACATaatgtgaaaaatatttttcaattttatcaTGTTTGGTTggtataaatattttgaaaaatatttttcttatgaactcattttcctccataCTAAGAGGAGGAAAAACAATTTTCAAAATTCTATTTCAACCTTTTCCACCCCCACCCTACCCCACCCCACCCTACCCCTTAATCCACATCCTTGCCACCTCGGGCCCGTTACCCCGACCTACCATCCTGCACCCAGACTTCACCCTAAGCCACATCGTACCCACCATGGAACCCTCCACTCATCGTCTAACCCTCGCCTCGGCCCACCACACACTCCTCCCTCTCCTCTGTCCCATCCTaaccccccccctccccacaCACACACCCACCCTTCCCCCTTGCTTGCCTTCATTCAGTTCGTCTTTCATAGTGTATGTCTAGATTAtatctttttaaaaaatatttttgttaacTAATCAAACTATAGAAACTAAGTAAGAAAATCATTcattttttaagaaaatattttggagggaaatatttttaaagggtaaaatgaCATAGATGATAGTTCAGACAGTAGCCTATGGgctcaggggcggagctagagtaCTGAaagcgggttcggccgaaccgaGTAGCTTTAGTTCGAAccttgtatttgtcttaaaaattcTATTGAATACGtagaaattattaatttagaacccagtaactttaaACGATTAGAATTCCGAACCCATAATCTTGAAATCCTGATTCCGCCTCTGCTTGGTAACCATAAAATACTCCAATATATAATGTGGATTGTATTATACAGCGAATTCCAAATAAGTTCACAAATCAATCTTTTTCAGTAATTTGATGGAACACACAACTTGAAACATGTTGAATTGTGATCTGTATGTTGACTTGATTCAATATGATGAACTTGTAAGGATAAATCAAATTATTAAATAGCGTAATACGGTTCAAAATACAAACCAAACCATACAAAAAAGTTAACTTTTGTTCTTGCAATTTTGTATAAGGACCCAAAAAAGTGTCATATTTCTCAATTTTTTGCTGAAATACGTTCCATGTCTTCCTTTAGCTCGGATAAAAGGTCCAAAGACAAAGGACTTTCACTAAACTActgtttggacatagatttggttgaaactCGAAAAAAATGAGCTTTTAATGATGAGATAAAAAATGCTATTTGAAAGTTAAAATATTTTACatgaaaagaatttaaaattttgtgagtAGAAAACTTCGAAAACTACTCTAGGGttgttttttgggatttgaagattttgtttcaaaatctgttaaaaatgattaaaatctataataaaaaaataagtatttaaaaaaaaaacttccaaattttatggccaaacgggagcTGACAAAGGATTCTCTAAATAATCTTGGGGGATTTTGGAAGCATTCCGTAAAGGATAATACAAACAGGGAAATGTTGAAAGGCTTGAAGATTAGACTTAACCTCAATGATTTAACATGTTTGCATATACAAAAGCGAATTCGGAATTTAAAACTTAAAGattactttatttatatcaagttaatatataataataatcgaattataattaaatatttataaatatttaacaaAAATTTACATTGACAATCTAGACGAAGACTATTAAATTCCGTAAATCCATATATTATACTCTAAATTTGTCACTGCATACACATCGTATATCGTACATTTGTCTTTTTGTACGTTAATTATTGATGTTTGCAACAACATGTCACATGTCGTCTTTGTTTTTTCAGCTATATAAACAGAGCTCTACTTCCatagtttatttaatttattatcgTATTTTTTCGACTATGCTGTGACTTTGCTTTTTCTCAGTTGAGGGTATATCACAAATAACCCCTCTACCTTTACAATGTAATTGATAAaactgcgtacacattacccttccCACTTGTAGGATTACGCTggacttgttgttgttgttagacgGAGCTCTGCTTAACAAATATGCTCTCTATTTCTTctgagtttttcttcttctttttttggcaTGAAAAGTGTAAAGTTTTTGCGTTAGATTTTTTGTTGTTgtctaagaaagaaaaaaaatggacTTTTTTTTTACAATTAGTGATAAGTGTTTCAAATTTTCCTTTTCAAAAAGTGAAGCACCTTTTTCCTTATGTACCAAATTCGCAGACAAAAATCAGATTTCttgaatttatatatatatatatatatatatctttgggAAGAGACACAAACTGTTTTTCTGGTCTAGTGGTTCTATGGTGTAGTGGTTAGCACTCTGGACTTTGAATCCAGCGACCTGGGTTCGACTCCCGGTAGGACCTTTTCTTGATTTATTTTTAATCTTGATCCTATATTCTctgtttattttttttcttatttaatcgATTTTTCATGGACTAAAAAGGGAAAAGGATATGGCATTTAACCATTACATGGAAAAGGATATATGTTGACGTAATTACATTGAACTAttacagtcagacctctctataacaacatccttatataacaacacttcactataaaaatcaagttttttcagaattaaattccattttctgttataatatatgttttctatAACAATAATTCGCTATAACATTCACAAATATCTAGAAGAAACGAGACTGTTATAGAGAGATTTGACTGTATTATCTTTAATCTTATTTTTACAGAGCATGTTCGTTGTTTATGCTAaattccaaaatttcttctttaggCGCCAcagtgtaaaataaaaataaaaataaaaatattaaaggcgAATATCTTTCGAGCAATTGCAATAAGTTAACATAATTTTTGTTGGTTCATGAATAGTTTCGAGTGAATAATATAGCACGGGCATCCAAAgtggatataaaatttatcagGAAAATATATGAAGAAGAACAAATCATATTAAGACTTGACATACGTTACATAAAAAAAGTTAGTCCGTATCATACAATAATTGCACAAAATAATTGacggggtattatcacttttaatcCGCGCcagaaattatttaaatttggtagccgaaaaaatgtataaaatttatatgtaacatacataatgtatatacatttttcggttattattttgagagcaacTATAAAGTATCATTTTCCCAAAATTTGACGGGTGTGCTGGTTGAGAGATAACCAAATGGCTTAGCACaaatttagtgggcgtttggacataataattgtaaaattccaaaatagggggAAAAACTTTtccaagtgaaaatggtatttgaaatttagagttgtgtttggacatgaataaaattttgggttgtttttgaagttttgtgggtgatttgagtgaaaattttgaaaaacagctttttggagttttttaaattttcaaaatatatcttcaagtgaaaattgaaatttTATAAACAAACGttgatttagaaaaaaaaaaaaaatttcttttgtccaaacgggctcttagtaaGTAAACATCCCTAATGAGACTTGTGAAATATTGAATTGTGAAATCATCTGAAATAAACATATATATTAAACATGAACCATTTTCATTTATTCATTTTTATATCCATAACATACTCTTTTACGTTCTCATCTTGCATGGTATTGAAACATACGTATAGTAACAGTAGTATTATTTATTATAGTAAACTTTTTCACGTGcaagccataatattttaattagtttattgACAGATCGATGTGAAACTAGAACTCAAAAATAATCACCGGCTCCTTGTCATTAGGTCACTAACTTTCTTAAATTTTCGGTACTGAAAAACGTCAACCACCATATACGATCTTACAACTTTGTGAAAACCTATGTTTTTATAGTAAATAATCGTGCGTATCTAATCACTGTGACCGTCTCATCTAAAATTTAACTCCTTCgacataatttttttaaaaataaatagaagAAGGTTGTTACATAAAACAAAGTACTTAGCCGTTTTGATTATGATGTACAGCGCATTGGCCTCACGTATGTCCTTTCACACTATTTCGTTTTCTTTCATAAATAGCAATACtaaattagtattttttttttgggtacCAAATAATGGAAATATTTTACTAACATCCATATGGTCACTCACGCGCTTTTCTATTTTTAGCaattatttgaaaaacaaaattggGATTATGTCATTTTGTCGAGAATTGTTTACCACTAAAAAGTGTTTGTAACCCATCGAGTTTGTTGTAGAATAAAAACCACCGAATTGGTTAAAAAACAATTATACTCCATAACCATGACCTCTATAAGAAATGATATATTTGGGTTGGCATGTCATTCCATAGGATCAACTAAAAAAAATGATAGTTGGGGCATTTTAATTAATATGAGTCAAATCTCTCTATAACAGTCTCGTTTATTTCGATATTGTTTTGCCGTTATGGTGAAGTAatattatagagaacatatattatcaTAACATAAAAAAATTGGTTCCCAAGAAAACTTGACAATTATAATAAAGTGTTGTTATCAAGGATGACTGTTATAGAAAAGTTTgactctctatatatatatattgctttTCGACATTTCTTAGTTAACCTTCATTAATAGATTCAGGAATAACTTTAATCCACTTATAAACAATTAATaatcaattgaaatgaatgatGCTAAGACTCACGAATGGAATCAAGATAAATAGTTAAAAGTTTTATAAAAGGTGTTctctaaaaataattaattaaattgcCAACGTCcaatgaaatgaagaaaaattgatGGAAAATTATATTTCACATGTCGCAGAATTTTATACCAGCATTGTCGATTCATTATCACAATTCGACTTATAAATAAGTTCAATAGGAGATATTGACATTTGACACCAGTATTTAATatcatttaatttaatttaacttTCTGTTTCTGTTAATTGTTTTTCAGTTGTACGGTCAAAGTTAGTATCCATTTTCATTCATACGTTATGCTAAATTGCAAGTTAATATAAACACTTAAACCTAACTAGCTAGTTAATGAATTTAGCTTTTACACAAGGTGACCTGCAATTATAAATATACTAAAACCCAATTTAGTTACTTCAAAAATAGCGTACATGCTATAACTAATTAAAATATACTGACAATGAAAAATTCCTTCTACTATCTATATATACAAGTTAAATTCTCAAATAAATATAGGAGGTTATTCTCTTAGATATAGTGTATATACACCATCAGATTAACTCGACTTACAACGTATACTGTCTCTCTTCTATTTTATGTAACATTATTTCTTTATTAGTCCGTTaaaaaaagaatgacatattttttataatttttttaagtaTAAGCTTTATGTTTTACTTTAACAACGTACTTTTATAACAACAGAAATCTCATCAAATCCACACAACATTTCTTTCTTTCAAATTCCGTATTCAGTCAATAAGTCAAAAACTGCGATATGAACTAAAATAAAGGGAGTAAATAACTCTTTACAATAGATTCGATATGATAATCGAAAAATATAATATGTAATAACATGTCTTAACTATTTCTTTTTACAATATATTATAACTATTTAAAATGCACTATATTATAAAAATTCTATTATAAGTGTAGCTTATTTAACTTAAAAATGGAGTATAGACAATTGcaagtccaaaataacataaCCACTTGGATCCACCTGGGCCCCACAATCCAGAAATATAAAATCAGTGGAAAAAAGCTCATCCCTTTACCGAACACCGGCTATTTCGGTAAAACTCCCCGCCTATAAATATCTCAAATCTTTCCCCGCTTGTTCCTCAGTCATCGTCATTCCTTCGACGACCACCGGATCTTCCCTTACACGGTTGTTCCGGCAATATAAATTCTCCATTTTACCCCTACTCTATTCCTCTAATTCCTTTTTTATCCTTTCTAATTTTTTCTATCCcttttttcctcatattttgcatggCAGTAAGTTTTCTAAATCGGGAGGTATCAGATTTATGCCTTGGAAAACCGGCATTACGGCCTATAATTCCGGCGACCGCCACGTTAGCGGAGGCGATATCGGTTTTGAAGAGAATCGGTGAGACTTATGTAAGCGTGTGGAAGGTTCTAGAAGAAGATGATTATTCTGTTGAATGCCGCTGTATAGGGAAGGTTTCAATGGTGGATGTGATTTGCTATTTATGTAAAGAGGAAAGTTTAATTGATTCTTCTAAGGTACTTGAGGTTCCTGTATCTAAGATTTTGACTAAAGGGGATAATATTGTTAGGCATTTGGAGCCCAATTCCAGGTTTGTGATATTTTTACATGGAATCCTACATTCCTACTACTTTTGTGtcatttaatttatattttattattaattggACAGCCAAATGTtcttttaatttatcaaatactcGCGACTTATATCACGTGTTCGAGCCGTAGAATCAACCACTAATACTTGCATCAGGTAGACCGACTACATTACACCTTCTTGGCAGAGGCGGAGGCCATGTATCGGCACCGGATTCAACTGAACCCAATACTTTTGGCGCGAAacataaatttatatgtaaaaattcattaatatCTTAAATAGCAATATGAACCTATAACTTAAATAGATTCAATGCTATAAAAATCTTAAAGGTTGAGCCCATAAAACTTAAATGTTAGATCTGCCTCTGCTCCTTGGATGCGGCCCTTCCTTGGACCCTACGTGAATACGGGATGCTTTGTGTATCGGGTTGCCCTTTACTCGCGACATAGTGTgatggagtttaagaaagaaataaaagatttttgaaacttgCATCGCGAATATGCCCTCATGTCATAGTTTCTCGTTAAGGATAAAATAagaagtttaagttaaattaatttcaaatttaGAAAAGGGGTCATTTTTGTAGCGGACTATTGAAATAGTgtcacataaactgaaacggaAAGAGTAGTTCTTAAATACTTTTAATTAGAAAATATCATGAATTTGTTGTCGTTGAACAGAATATCTAACttttgtttaaatattttgaagTTTTGAAGAGTCGATGAccaaatcacataaaaattaaATTAGTTGAAGAATTCACATTTCTTCCACTTGGTTGATTTGTCCCATGTCATGTACTCTCTTCTTGCATTTATTTAATTTAGTAGGATTTTACTATGATTACTGCTACTAATTGCTTTTAATTTTTTCTCTTCTGAGAATCGCTTTTCTTAGCTCGTTTATTAGTTTACTatttttgtttttgaagtttCTTGTTAAGAATATATGCAGTCTTCATCCTTTACTCTGAAATTTTGTGGCGGAGAGAATTTAAAAaatctttgcttttcttttttgtgGTTCCAAATATGATATGAAGATTAAGGTGATTATTTTTAGGTAAGAGTTCCGAATTCTTGATGCTTGAACGTATGACTTAGTATTCCACAGAGGAAAGCTAATAAATATGGAGAGTGGATGTTCCAAAATAACCATGCTAAAGAATTTGTTGAAAAGGAACAATTTTTAGCTCACAAATCACAGTTTTTTCATCAAGTGGAAAACTTTCAGTCGGTGTATCAACGTGACATTTTATCGTCTTTTTTCCTTAACATATCAGCTACAAGTTCATTTCATGCAGCATCAAGTGGTTTTAATTTGTTTAATCCGCTgtcttttcatcttttctttggcagagggtctatcggaaacagtttcTCTGCCCTCCTAGGGTATGGATAAGGTTTGTGTACACATTATACTTCCGAGACCCCACTTATGAGAGTTGactggatttgttgttgttgatccGCTGTCTTTGTATTTTTATGGTTTAGATATGTAGTGTAGATGAACATCCTTTGGCACATGAGAGGCAACCACCTTTGAGGCTCTCTTAGGAAAGCATCTCGTATTTATATCAAATCAATCAATTACATGTGTCTATCATACGCAAATTTATCATTTAAATCGTGGTCAAATGACATGTATTCTCACTTTACTTTACAACCGCAAAGAGTATTGATTGATTTGGTGTAAACACCAGATGCGAATAAGTATTAACGCTCGCACGTCTCTACACATTTTGATTGATGCATTGAGGGACACTATTTATTAGTCAATACCAACTAATTGGAAATAAGATTTAGTCGGGTTAGATTCGTGTATGACAATGTCGGGATTAGTTTATGAGTTTTGAGGAATTGCTAGATGGGTTTGGACTAGAATACCTCTGCttatattatgttttaatttgtaTTTGATTTTGGGAATTGAGTTGAATATTATGGTGAGAGAGTTTGTTCTTATTTTGATTATTCTTTTGCTTTCACAAACAAACAAAATAGAACAACTATGCAAGACAATAGTACAACCTGTGACAAACAGAAACCCTGCTTACTTTTAGAGAACCCTTTACTGTTGTTACTGCTAGTGCTTCTTTTCCTATATTTCCTTTAAccaagggtctattggaaacaaccccTCTATCTTTacaaggtaggagtaaggtctgcatacacactaccctcctcagacctcTCTTTTGGGATTACACTGTCTTTTTTGTTGTTGTAGTAGTGTAGATACGGCATTCAATAGAGGATTTATAGCCGATCCAACTAGCTTGAGATTGATGCGTAGTATGTTGATTGGTTTATTGCAGTGTGCTGTTATTGGTAGTCTTCTGAAATTTCTTTATTGTTTGTTCAGCTTGCTGGAAGCTATAGATCACATTCTTGAAGGTACACAGAACCTTGTTATACCGATTCACAACTACACAAATTCAAGGAGAAAGCCTTTGAGTAAATCATCCTCTTTGAAATCCACACATCATAATGGAGTTGAATACTGTTGGATAACACAGGAAGACGTTGTCCGCTTACTTCTCAATTCCATTGGAGTGTTCTCCCCTATGCCAACTTTTTCAATTGAATCGCTCAACATCATCGATCACAACATCTTGACTGTTCCTTACCATGACCCTGCAATCTCTGCTTTGGATTCAATCGCTCTAGCACATATTGAACAAACAGCAGTTGCAGTTGTCGATGATGACAACAGACTAATCGGGGAAATCTCCCCCTCTACTCTTGCCTACTGCGATGAATCTGTTGCAGCAGCGATCACGACTCTTTCAGCTGGTGATCTTATGGCATACATTGATTATGGTGGTCCTCCAGAGGACTTGGTTGAATTGGTGAAAATGAGATTACAAGAGAAAAAACTTGGCCTGATGCTAGAATTGATGGACAAAGAGTTTTCAGTGTCGTCTTCATCATCTTCAGCTTCTAGTTGTTCTTCTGATGATGAGTCGGGGTCGAGTAGAAATGGTTCCGGGCGATATTCTTCAGCAAGAAGGTCAGAGGCGATCACGTGTTATCCCGGGAGTTCATTGGTGGCTGTGTTGATTCAAGCGCTTGCGCATCGTGCGAGTTTCATTTGGGTCATTGATGAGGATCAAAATTTGGTTGGAGTTGTAACTTTTAAAGGAATTTTGAAAGTTTTTAGGGGTTTTGCGAATACAAGGTGTAAACCTGAAAGGGAGAATTTATCAACTCACTAGCTCAGCTTGTATCCATATAAGTAGAAGATTATATTGCAGACTATGTTACCAATTTTAATGATAAACCTTATCTTTGGATTTTCTGATACTTATTCTTTGTCTTGTTTGTTTTGCTTATGACTAATTTAAGCTCTATGGGTTGACTTAGATTTCAATTTAGAACCCATTGAGTAGTACTTGAAGTTGCCGTTTTAAAATTCAGAGCCCATAAAGTTGAATACTAGCTCCGACACTGGCTCCATTTGGAGGAGTGTCCTAAACTGCAGGCCAAATTACATGATATCCTTCCTCGCCTCGTAAGGCTTGTGATTGATGATTGTCAACAATTGGATTGTTTACAACTGTATAATCTTTCAAACGAACTTCTACCTGAAAGCTTCTTGCAAAACCTGACCACAGTTGAGACTTGATTATCAGAGGTTGTTGTGAGCTTGTGCGTCTATCTTTTTGTGTTTCTATAGAATGAAATTTTGGACTGCAAGGCAGAGAAGTTTCTAAAATTTCAAGGCAGAGAAGTGTCTATACCCGTTTTTTGGGTCACAATTAGGGATGTTCAAAACCGAATCGGAACcgttaaccgaaccgaaccgatggCTTATTGACTTATTAGTATCGGATTATCGGGGTAATAGATGGTGAACGAATTGAGATTCTATAATTAACATTTTAACGGTTTGGggacggattactcaattttcttatcgggtaacccgttaacccgttaagaatttttatatttatacttttacccctatgtatataaagtactattgaaacCCTGCGGTAGTTGACTCTACTCTCTAGCGATAAAGTTTACTAGGGTAGTTTAATCGGCATTATCAAGGCCTAAAAACAAGATCTTAGCCTCTTTCTGCCACAGACCAAGCGATGCGAGAACCCTGTAGAAACAATCGACCAAGAACATTCTTTTCAAATTGATTTTGATTGACTACGAGCCCTAAGATAC
Protein-coding sequences here:
- the LOC104085436 gene encoding CBS domain-containing protein CBSX5-like, with the translated sequence MAVSFLNREVSDLCLGKPALRPIIPATATLAEAISVLKRIGETYVSVWKVLEEDDYSVECRCIGKVSMVDVICYLCKEESLIDSSKVLEVPVSKILTKGDNIVRHLEPNSSLLEAIDHILEGTQNLVIPIHNYTNSRRKPLSKSSSLKSTHHNGVEYCWITQEDVVRLLLNSIGVFSPMPTFSIESLNIIDHNILTVPYHDPAISALDSIALAHIEQTAVAVVDDDNRLIGEISPSTLAYCDESVAAAITTLSAGDLMAYIDYGGPPEDLVELVKMRLQEKKLGLMLELMDKEFSVSSSSSSASSCSSDDESGSSRNGSGRYSSARRSEAITCYPGSSLVAVLIQALAHRASFIWVIDEDQNLVGVVTFKGILKVFRGFANTRCKPERENLSTH